Genomic segment of Verrucomicrobium sp.:
CCCGCGTCGACCATCTCCCGCGTCTTCGACGTGATGTAGTCGTGCAGCTCGGAGAGGACGATCTGGGAGGGGTTGTTCGGCACCTTGCAGATCTGGATGTTGTTCTCCACGGAGAAGTATTGGTTGGAGGTGTCGACGTTCATCGCGCGGCAGACGCGGTGGAAGAGTTCCGGCAGGTCCAGCGGCTTGGTCATGATGCCGGTGAAGCCGATGCTCTGCGCCTTGCCCTGCTCTTCCGCCGCCGTTTTCACGCTCATGCCGAAGATGGGGATGGCCTTCGTCCGCACGCTGGCGCGCATCATCTGGAAGAAGCTGAAGGCGCCGCTGTCCGGCAGGGCCAGGTTGATGAGGATGACGTCCGGCACGTCCTTGGAGGTGGCGTCGACCGCCTCGGAAGAGGAGGCGGCGCTGTGGATCTTCCACGCCGTGTGGGAGAAGGCGCTGCGGATCTGCTCCACGATGGCCGGCTTGTCGTCGATGACCAGGATGTTGGCCAGGTCGTCCAGGGTCTTGTTCTGGGTGTCGCTGGTGCCCTTCGTCTGCAGGTCAATGATGCGGCTGACGCGGTCGACGAGGGTCTGCTCCGTGAAGGGCTTGATGATGTAGTCGCGGATGCCCATGCGGGCGATCTTCACCACGTTCTCCTTCCCCGCCTCCGCGGTGAGCATGAGGACGGGGATGTCCTTCATGATCGGGTCGGACTTGAGCTTGGTGAGGGTTTCCACCCCGTCCATCACGGGCATCGTCACGTCCAGGAGGATGATGTCGGGATCCTCGCGGGTCGCCACGGCCAGAGCCTCTACGCCGTTGCTGGCGAAGATCAGGTCGACGTTGAAGTTCTTGAACGCGCGGCCGATGACCATGTGGATCATCTTGCTGTCGTCCACGCTGAGGATTTTGGGGTTGGGCATGATGGGGGGTTATTCTTCCAGCCGGGCGAACACGTAGAGGTTGAGTTTCTCGGAAACGGAGGGTACCGCCAATTCTATCATGAGGGTCAACGCCGCCTGCAGGCTGGCGACGGCGATCTTTTCCCCCCGCAGGACGGTGGGGATGCTCAGGACGGAATTGTAGCCTTGGTCGACCATCTTTGACTTAAGGTTGCCGGTGACCATGTTGGTCAATTCGCCGATGACGTCGTTGACGTCCTCCGGGCTGGCCGGGCCGCCCAGGATGCGGGCGGCGGCCTCGTTGGCCAGCCGCTCGCTCATGCACAGGTAGAGAAGGCCGGTCATCTTCCCCGTAAAGCCCACGGTGCCGATCACGCCGTTGAACTCGATCGGGGCCGAAAGCTCCTCCGATTCGCGGACCAGCTCCAGCGGCAGGTTGAGCATCTTGGTGAAGACCTCCTGCGCCGCCGCCGTCCCGTAGTTCGATATCAGATGCACACTGTTAATCTTTCTTAACGAAGCGCCCTTTGGCTTGATCCATTTTCACGGGAAGTCTTTCCTTGGTACTACTACAAGCGGCGATAGGGGAGCTAGGTGAAATTCTACTTAACTTTATACTTAAGAAATCGGCCCGAAAGCCGAAGAGAGGCGTAGCGCATGCCGTCCGATTTCTTTGGCTTTCCCCTGGAACCCGCCGGGACCGTAGCGCCCAACGCCCCCATTTACGAGCTGATCTCCGACCCGAAGGCCAGCCAAGTCCTGCCTTCCCTGGGCGCCATCATCACCCAGCTGGAGCACCTCACCAATTCCGCCGACACGCCGATCCCCCAGATCACGGAGCTGATCCGCACCGACCAGGGCCTCACCGTCAAGATCCTGCGCCTGGCCAACTCCGCCTTCTACGCCCCGGCGGAGCCGATCCTCAACATCGACGAGGCCGTCCTCTTCCTGGGCCTGACCCAGATCCGCCGCGCCATCCTGACGGCCAAGCTGATCGAGAAAAGCTCCGACCTGCCCGACGACCTCCTGGACTGGCACCAGTTCTGGCTGCACGAGATCGCCGTGGCCGTCATCCTCCAGCACCTGGCCCAATACATGCGCCCCCTGCGCATGCCGGAGGAGGCCTACTACCTCATGGGCCTCCTGCACGACATCGGCAAGCTGGCCCTGGCCATCCTCTCCCCGAAACTCTTCGAGGACGTCCTGCGCGAGACCGCCCGCCGCCGGTGCGACATCTCCCCGGTCGAAATCGAGCTCGTCGGCCTCAACCACGCCAGCATCGGCGCCTGGTACCTCCAGCAGCAGGGCCTCCCCCCTTCCCTCTACGAGGCCATCCGCATCCACCACTCCTGGGCCTACAGCCCCGGCTCCGTGGAGGAGGCGGCCATGATCAACCTGGCCGACCAAATCGCCCACCTCTTCCGCATCGGCCAGTCCGGCAGCTTCTTCCTCACGGAATGGAACCCGGAGGAGTCGCCGGAGTGGGCCTTCTTCAAAAAGCAGGCCCGCGGCGCCCTGCCGAAGTGGCCCGACCTCCTCCTGGACCTCTGGGAAAAGAAGCTCAAAAACGTCCCCGCCATGGTGGAGACGTTCGTGCGCGCGTAGCCTCACGCTCGAGTTGCCCCAGCCGCCGCCCTCCCGTATTCTACGGCGTGGACTCCGCGCCCGACCTCTTCGGCTCCCCTGACCCGGGCAGCCCCGCCGCATCCGCCCCGCCGGTGACCGACCGCTCCCCGCTGGCCGCGCGGCTGCGCCCCCGCGCGCTGGACGAGATCGCCGGACAGGAACACCTCCTGGCCCCGGGCAAGCCGCTGCGCCGCCTGATCGAGGCCGACCGCCTCACCTCCATCCTCCTCTTCGGCCCGCCGGGCGTGGGGAAAACCTCCCTGGCGGAAGTCATCGCCGCCGCCACGCGCAGCCGCTTCGAGCGGCTCAACGCGGTGGAGGCCACCGTCGCCTCCCTGCGGAAAGTCCTGGCCGCCGCCGAGCAGCGCTTTAAAAACGGCGGCCCGCGCACCCTCCTCTTCATCGACGAGATCCACCGCTTCAACAAAGCCCAGCAGGACGTCCTCCTGCCCGACGTGGAGAGCGGCGCCGTCTGCCTCATCGGCGCCACCACCCACAACCCCTCCTTCTACGTCAACGGCCCCCTCGTCTCCCGCTCCCAGGTCTTCCAGCTGGAACCGCTCCCGGAAGAGGCCCTTTCCCGCCTCGTCGACCGCGCCCTGGCCGACAAGGATCGGGGCCTGGGCAAACACGCCGTCCGCCTCGACGCCGACGCGCGCGCCCACCTCCTGCGCGTCGCCGACGGGGACGCGCGGCGGCTCCTCAACGGCCTGGAACTGGCCGTCCTCTCCACCGCGCCCGGGCCGGACGGCGCCGTCGCCCTCGACCGCGCCGCCATCGAGGCCTGCCTGCAAAAGAAAGCCCCCGTCTACGACAAAGACGAGGACCAGCACTACGACACCATCTCCGCCTTCATCAAATCGGTCCGCGGCAGCGATCCGGACAGCGCCCTCTACTGGCTGGCCAAGATGCTGAAGGCGGGCGAAGACCCGCGCTTCATCGCCCGGCGGCTCGTCATCCTGGCCGCGGAGGACATCGGCATGGCCGATCCGCGCGGCCTCTCCGTGGCCATCGCCGCACAGCAGGCCTTCGAGTTCCTGGGCCTGCCGGAGGGGCGCATCCCCCTGGCGGAAGCCACCGTCTACCTGGCCACCGCGCCGAAGAGCAACGCCTCCTACATGGGCATCAACAAGGCGATGGCCGCCGTGGAGAGCGACGCCACCGTTCTGGTCCCCCGCGCCCTGCGCGACGCCCACTACAAGGGCGCCGAGGCCCTGGGCCACGGCCAGGGCTACCAATACAGCCATGACTACGAGGGGGGCGTCTCCGGCCAGGAATTCGGCGTGCCGCCCGGCACCTTCTACACGCCGACGGGCCGGGGCTACGAAAAGCTCGTCCAGGAACGCCTCGACTATTGGGCCGAGCTGCGGAAGAACCCGCGCCGCGCGGAAGACTAATCCTTTTTATGAAAGCACTCCTCCTCGCCACGGCGCTCTTCGCCGCCTTTTACGCCGCGGCCCCCGCCGCGCCTGCCCCGCAGGCCGTCGTCGCCGTCATCCACGTCGACGTGATGCCCGACTTCACCCAGGCCGCGTCGGGGCTCCTTGACCAGTTTCGCCGCGATTCGCTGCGGGAAAAGGGCGCGGAAAGCTTCCAAGTCCTCCAGGAAACCGTCCACGCCAACCACTTCACCCTCGTCGAAACGTGGGCCGATCAGGCCACCTACGACACGCACGCCTACTCCGCCGCCGCGCGCGCCTTCCGGGAAAAGCTCCAGCCGATGCTCGGCTCCCCCTTCGACGAGCGGCTGCACCGCGTCCGCCCCTGAAAAGGCGGGAAGAGAATCTTCTTTGGGAAATCGCGCCGTTGCGCTTTTCTTAGGCGCGTGATGAAAGTCGTTTTCCTGGGAGACGTGGTCGGGGAGCCCGGGCGGGATGCCGTCCGGCTGGCCATTCCCGTATTGAAGGAGCGCTACGCGCCCGATTTCTTCATCGTCAACGGGGAGAACGCCGCCGGAGGCCACGGCATCACGCCGAAGCTGGCCTACGAGCTGATGCGCGCCGGGGCCGACGCCGTCACCCTGGGGGACCACACCTGGGACCAGAAGGAGATTTTCCCCTTCTTTGCCCAGGAGCCGCGCCTCATTCGCCCGCTCAACTATCCTCCCGGCACGCCGGGCGCGGGCTTCGTCCTGGTGCAGGGCAACGGCAAGAAGCTGGGCGTGGTCAACGCCCTGGGCCGCACCTTCATGGGACCGGACGTGGACAACCCCTTTCTCATCATCAAGCCGCTCCTGGAAGGCATCCGCCGGGAGACGCCGTGCATCCTGGTCGACTTCCACGCGGAGGCGACCTCGGAAAAGATCGCCTTCGGCCGCCACGTCGACGGGCAGGCCAGCATCGTGGTGGGGACCCACACCCACGTGCAGACGGCGGACGAGACGATCCTGCCGGGCGGCACCGCCTACCTGACGGACGCGGGATTCTGCGGCGCGCACGAGTCGGTCATCGGCCGGGACATCGCGGCGGTGGTGCAGAAATACGTGACCCTGCTGCCGGGGAAGTTCCCCCTGGCCACCGGCGACCTGCGGGCCGACGGCTTCTTTGCCGAGCTGGACGAGGAGACGGGACGGGCCCTCCGCATCGAGCGGATCCAGCTCAAGGTGTCGGCGCCTTAAAGCTAAAGCGGCCAGCCGACCGCCTGGAAACACTCCGGCGGCACTTGATTAAGCTGCAGGTCGATGGGAAATAAGCGGCCGTCAATATCGATGAAGTTGCCGAAGTGCGCGTCGGCGACCAAGACCCCGTCCTCCCGGTACCAGACATTCCGGTGAGGCGCTGGGCGAAATTGATTTTCCTCCATGAACGTGGATACCGCCTCGGGCGTGGCGGGACGTCCGCTACGGAAAGGCTGAGAAATCACAAGGGCCGGGCCAATCTCCCCTTGTGGATCGACTACTCCCTTTTCGTAAGGGAGATAAATCAAACCCTGCAGGATGATTTCATCGCCTAATGCACGATTCTGCAGGTGATTCCGCCAGCGATATCCCTCCTGCGTGGCGGGCTCCACGGAAAACACCCCATCTTCAATGACTGGAACAAATCCAAAGGTCCCCGGCCAAGTGTGCTTATAGACCAAGCCTTCTCCTTCGCCGCTCCCAAAGACTTTATGCTCGGCCCCATGGGCATCGAGCAATGGCTTGGAGTGGAAAAAGCTAGGCTTTAGTAAGCGGCACCGCTCTTCAGGCTGGCCGGGAAAGGAGCAGAGGGCGTGCTCATCAGGGTGCGGATCTGGTCGACCTGCTGCTTGGCTGCCGCGTAGGTAACGGGCAGGCGTTCGTTGGCCACCCGCCGGGTGTCGAGAAGCTTCGGACTGGGACCGATCAAAGGAGGGAGATTCGCCCGGTCTTTCATCGGCCATACGATAATTCTCCCCCGAAAACAAATCAAGAGAGGGTTTTTGCCTCTTTCACGCTGGTGAGCGGCGTCAGCACCATTTCTTCCGCGTGGACGGCCCGGTGGGCCTTCTGCTCCCGGCGCGCCCGCTCGCGGAAGGCCAGCTGGGCCTGGAAGGGCTCTTTTCCCTCCTCCCGGCACGCGCGGCGGTAGGTGCCGTCCGGTTGGAGGACGCGGGCCTTCACGCAGTCCTTGAGGTAGGTGGGCAGGATCTCCTCCGCCACGCGCGCGCGCAGGGCGGGATCCAGCAGCGGGAAGACGACCTCGATGCGGCGGTGGAGGTTGCGCGGCATCCAATCGGCGCTGCCCAGGTAGACGCGGGCCTCTTCCCCCTGCCCGAAGCAGAAGATGCGGCTGTGCTCCAAAAAGCGGCCCACGATGGAGCGGACGCGGATGTTCTCCGAGACGCCCGGGATGCCGGGGCGCAGGCAGCAGATGCCGCGCACGATCAGGTCGACCTGCACGCCCGCGCAGGAGGCCTCGTAGAGGTCCTCGATCAATTCCTCGTCCACCAGGGCGTTCATCTTGGCGACGATGCGGCCGCCGCGGCCCGCGCGGGCCCGCCTCCGTCTCCTGGCGGATCAAGTCCCGCAGGCCGGGCAGGAGGGAGAAGGGCGCGACGAGGAGGTGGTGGATCCCCTCGAACCGGCAGAGGCCGGTGAGGATGTTGAAGAGGGCGGCGACCTCCGCCGTCAGCTCCGGCCGGGTGGTGAGGAGGCCCAGGTCGGTGTAGACGCGCGCGGTGCTGGGGTGGTAGTTGCCGGTGCCCAGGTGGGCGTAGAAGCGGATGCGGTCCTCGTCCCGGCGGACGACGTGGAGGAGCTTGCAGTGGACCTTCAGCCCCACGACGCCGTAGACGACGTGCGCGCCGGACTCCTCCAGCCGCCGCGCCCAGCCGATGTTGTTGGCCTCGTCGAAGCGGGCCTTGATCTCGACGATGGCGGTGACCTGCTTCCCCTTCCCCGCCGCGCGGATGAGGGCCTCGACGATGGCGGAGTCCCCGCTGGTGCGGTAGAGGGTCATCTTGATGGCCAGGACGTGGGGGTCGTCGGCCGCCGCCTCGACGAAGTCGACGACGGTGCCGAAGTTCTCGTAGGGATGGTGGAGGAGGACGTCCTTCTTCCGCAGGAGGTCGAAGAGGTTGGCCCCTTCCGGCACCTCGGGGGAGAGGATCGGCGTCCAGGGGCGGTCGCGCAGGGAGGAGAATTCCTCCAGCTTG
This window contains:
- a CDS encoding HDOD domain-containing protein — its product is MPSDFFGFPLEPAGTVAPNAPIYELISDPKASQVLPSLGAIITQLEHLTNSADTPIPQITELIRTDQGLTVKILRLANSAFYAPAEPILNIDEAVLFLGLTQIRRAILTAKLIEKSSDLPDDLLDWHQFWLHEIAVAVILQHLAQYMRPLRMPEEAYYLMGLLHDIGKLALAILSPKLFEDVLRETARRRCDISPVEIELVGLNHASIGAWYLQQQGLPPSLYEAIRIHHSWAYSPGSVEEAAMINLADQIAHLFRIGQSGSFFLTEWNPEESPEWAFFKKQARGALPKWPDLLLDLWEKKLKNVPAMVETFVRA
- a CDS encoding response regulator; translation: MPNPKILSVDDSKMIHMVIGRAFKNFNVDLIFASNGVEALAVATREDPDIILLDVTMPVMDGVETLTKLKSDPIMKDIPVLMLTAEAGKENVVKIARMGIRDYIIKPFTEQTLVDRVSRIIDLQTKGTSDTQNKTLDDLANILVIDDKPAIVEQIRSAFSHTAWKIHSAASSSEAVDATSKDVPDVILINLALPDSGAFSFFQMMRASVRTKAIPIFGMSVKTAAEEQGKAQSIGFTGIMTKPLDLPELFHRVCRAMNVDTSNQYFSVENNIQICKVPNNPSQIVLSELHDYITSKTREMVDAGINRLLLDVSEIQRIEMGLIKLLLHAVQSCRGLSIRFRIVGSSDFTTQARSFEETKDMEVFSDRESALAEF
- a CDS encoding chemotaxis protein CheX, whose product is MHLISNYGTAAAQEVFTKMLNLPLELVRESEELSAPIEFNGVIGTVGFTGKMTGLLYLCMSERLANEAAARILGGPASPEDVNDVIGELTNMVTGNLKSKMVDQGYNSVLSIPTVLRGEKIAVASLQAALTLMIELAVPSVSEKLNLYVFARLEE
- a CDS encoding antibiotic biosynthesis monooxygenase; this translates as MKALLLATALFAAFYAAAPAAPAPQAVVAVIHVDVMPDFTQAASGLLDQFRRDSLREKGAESFQVLQETVHANHFTLVETWADQATYDTHAYSAAARAFREKLQPMLGSPFDERLHRVRP
- a CDS encoding replication-associated recombination protein A → MDSAPDLFGSPDPGSPAASAPPVTDRSPLAARLRPRALDEIAGQEHLLAPGKPLRRLIEADRLTSILLFGPPGVGKTSLAEVIAAATRSRFERLNAVEATVASLRKVLAAAEQRFKNGGPRTLLFIDEIHRFNKAQQDVLLPDVESGAVCLIGATTHNPSFYVNGPLVSRSQVFQLEPLPEEALSRLVDRALADKDRGLGKHAVRLDADARAHLLRVADGDARRLLNGLELAVLSTAPGPDGAVALDRAAIEACLQKKAPVYDKDEDQHYDTISAFIKSVRGSDPDSALYWLAKMLKAGEDPRFIARRLVILAAEDIGMADPRGLSVAIAAQQAFEFLGLPEGRIPLAEATVYLATAPKSNASYMGINKAMAAVESDATVLVPRALRDAHYKGAEALGHGQGYQYSHDYEGGVSGQEFGVPPGTFYTPTGRGYEKLVQERLDYWAELRKNPRRAED
- a CDS encoding TIGR00282 family metallophosphoesterase; its protein translation is MKVVFLGDVVGEPGRDAVRLAIPVLKERYAPDFFIVNGENAAGGHGITPKLAYELMRAGADAVTLGDHTWDQKEIFPFFAQEPRLIRPLNYPPGTPGAGFVLVQGNGKKLGVVNALGRTFMGPDVDNPFLIIKPLLEGIRRETPCILVDFHAEATSEKIAFGRHVDGQASIVVGTHTHVQTADETILPGGTAYLTDAGFCGAHESVIGRDIAAVVQKYVTLLPGKFPLATGDLRADGFFAELDEETGRALRIERIQLKVSAP